Proteins encoded by one window of Corythoichthys intestinalis isolate RoL2023-P3 chromosome 20, ASM3026506v1, whole genome shotgun sequence:
- the bhlhe22 gene encoding class E basic helix-loop-helix protein 22 yields MDRRINLSSDIFHKTLSAVSAKKMQDPYRGEPQSSAGTGCFDRGDADPMQPGGLAGVRASALGLPTGSLCVKYGENSATVAESSGGEQSPDDDSDGRSCSGDMLLLAERKGKAEGGKKSKEQKLLRLNINARERRRMHDLNDALDELRGVIPYAHSPSVRKLSKIATLLLAKNYILMQAQALEEMRRLVAYLNQGQAISAAAIPGTTALAAPPPGLGAYEPPPPPPGYPAFPSTAAGVAASSCPDKCALFNSAASSLCKQCTDKP; encoded by the coding sequence ATGGACCGGAGGATCAACTTAAGCTCCGACATCTTCCACAAAACTCTTAGCGCCGTCTCCGCCAAGAAAATGCAGGACCCTTACCGGGGCGAGCCGCAGTCGTCGGCCGGCACGGGCTGCTTCGACCGGGGCGACGCCGACCCCATGCAGCCGGGGGGTCTGGCCGGCGTGCGGGCGTCCGCTCTGGGCTTGCCCACCGGCTCTCTGTGCGTCAAGTACGGCGAAAACTCTGCGACTGTAGCGGAAAGCAGCGGCGGCGAGCAGAGCCCCGACGACGACAGCGACGGACGCTCGTGCAGCGGTGATATGTTGCTTCTTGCCGAACGCAAAGGCAAAGCGGAGGGGGGCAAGAAAAGCAAAGAACAGAAGCTTTTGCGTCTCAACATCAACGCGCGGGAGCGGAGACGCATGCACGACCTGAACGACGCGCTGGACGAACTCCGAGGCGTCATCCCATACGCGCACAGCCCGTCCGTTAGGAAACTCTCCAAAATCGCTACTCTACTCCTGGCTAAGAACTACATCCTCATGCAGGCGCAAGCGCTGGAGGAGATGCGCCGGCTGGTGGCCTACCTCAACCAGGGCCAGGCCATCTCCGCAGCGGCCATTCCGGGCACCACCGCGCTGGCCGCGCCGCCGCCCGGCTTGGGCGCCTACGAGCCCCCGCCGCCTCCGCCCGGCTACCCGGCCTTCCCTTCCACCGCCGCCGGGGTGGCCGCGTCGTCGTGCCCGGACAAGTGCGCCCTGTTCAACTCCGCCGCCTCCAGCCTGTGCAAACAGTGCACCGACAAGCCTTAG